In Serratia liquefaciens ATCC 27592, the genomic stretch TTTTTGGATCCACCACGCGCTGCCAGCTATACACGAAATCTTGCGCCGTGACCGGCTTGCCGTTCGACCATTTTGCGTCTTTACGCAGATGGAAGGTCCAGACTTTAAAATCTTTGTTATCCCAGCTTTCCGCTACGCCCGGGACAATGGAACCATCCAGGCCGTTGTTGGCCAGGCCTTCCATCAGATCGCGCGTTACGTTGTTTTCAGGCACGCCTTCGATTTTATGCGGGTCGAGCGATTGCACTTCCGAACCGTTGTTCTTAACGATCTCTTGTTTGTCCGCCAGTTGCACGCCCGCCGGCACGTCGGCCGCAAAAGCACTTCCGGTTGCTGTGATACCCAGCGCGGCAATAATGCCGGCCGCAAGGATGGTTTTTTTCGTGATGTTGGTCATGTGTATACTCCAGTTTTTATTATCACAGGCTCATCGTGGAGCCTGCGTTGCCCGTGAGCGGACCTTGTTATACCGGCTGTCGCTGAACGAATACGGCAGGCGGCCTTCCCTGTATTACTCCACCGCTGATGGCGTGGCGTAATACCCCTCGTTACTGCTTGATGATGTACAGATTTTTCACATCGGTGTAGTCCAGCGGATCTTTACCGGTAAAGCCCCCCACCGACGGTCTGATCAGGCGGGCGCTGACGCGGTAATACACCGGAATCAACGCCGAATCTTTATCTAACTGAGCTTCTGCCTGCTGATAAAGGGCGGCGCGTGTAGCCTCGTCCGGCGCTTTTAGCGTGCCGGCCATCAGGGCGTCAAACGCCGGGCTCTTGTAAAAAATGGTGTTGATGCTGCTGTTGGAAAGCACCAGATTGAGGAATGCGCTCGGCTCGTTGTAGTCACCGCACCAAGTGGCACGCGCTATGTCGTACTGCCCCTGATGGCGGCTTTCAAGCGAGGTTTTCCATTCTTGATTGCGCAGTGTCACCTCAGCGCCGAGGTTTTTCTTCCACATCGAAGCGGCGGCGATGGCCTGCTGCTTATTTTGGTCGGAGGTGTTGTACAGCAGCGTGAACTTAAGCGGTTTGGCGGCGCTGAAACCGGCTTGCTCCAGCAGCTTCCTGGCCTCGGCATTGCGCTGTTCCTGGCTCCAACTCGCCCACGCCGGCGCGGTGAATTTAGCGCCCTCAGTAAAGGTTGGGGTGAAACTGAACGCCGGGATCTGACCCTGGCCCATGATTTTGTTGGCGATAATGTCGCGGTCCAGCGTAAGTTTCACGGCAGCGCGCACTCGCGGATCGGTAAAGGGCGCACGCTGGTTGTTAATTTCGTAATAAAAGGTGCACAGATAAGGGTTAACGTGCAGTTGTTCAGGGATCTCTTTCTTCATCTTCGCGAATAGGTTCGGCGGGATGGCGCTGTTGGTGATATCAATTTCACCACTGCGGAAGCGGTTAACGTCACTGACCTCGGAGGCGATCGGCAAGAACGTCGCCTTATCGATCACCGTTTTCTTGTTGTTCCAATAGCTCGGGCTGCGTTCAAGCACAATACGCTCATTCACCACCCACTCTTTCAAGCGATAGGCTCCATTGCCGACATAGTTCGCCGGTAGCGTCCATTTCTCGCCAAACTTCTCGATCACCGAACGTTTTACCGGCTTCAGCGAGGTGTGGCTCAGCATGCTAATGAAGTAAGGTACCGGTTCGCTCAGCGTGACCTGCAGCGTTTTATCATCGATGGCTTTAATACCCAGGCTTTGCGGCGTTTTCTTGCCGGTCAGGATGTCGTCGATATTTTCAATTTTGGCGTACTGCAGATAGCTGGCGTAAGGCGAGCCGGTTTTCGGATCGGCCAGGCGCTGCCAGCTATAAACGAAGTCCTGTGCGGTAACCGGGGAACCGTCGCTCCACACCGCGTCCGGACGCAGGTGGAAAGTCCAGGTTTTAAAATCCTGATTTTCCCACTGGGCTGCCGCCGCCGGTACCACATGCCCATTGGCATCGGTGCTGACCAGCCCTTCCAACAGGTTAAGAATAATATTACTTTCCGGTATCCCCTCGACCTTATGCGGATCCAACGAAGCCACTTCCGTGCCGTTGTTAATTACAATGTTCTGCTGCTGAGCCAATTGCACTCCGGCCGGAACGTCGGCCGCCTGAGCAGAATATACGGCGCTGATACTCAGCAAGCCGGCAATGAACATAGCCAATGGAGTACGCTTTCGGGTTTGCTGCATGGTCGAGGCTCCTTTTCACCAACAAGCATTGCTTATCGATATTCGTGAAGTATTTATAAGAATTCTAAATAAACAGACACCAGCAAAAATCATTCCCACTTTGACGACGCAATCGCGTTAATTGCGCGTAGAAAGTTGCTCGGAAATTAGCAGAAGGCAAATTCCATAGCCAATAATTTTTACAGAAATGTTAAGCAATTCTCTTTTATTGCATCAAGCCCGATCTGTACCCCCCGGACGAGGGTGACAGTTACATAACATAACTAATTGATTTTAATCAGATAAAATAAAGAAAGCCTTATCCTGACGGCACGAAGCAAACTGGCAAAACAGACAAAGAAACATTCAGTTAACAAACCGACCGTTCAAAGAACAAACACCTGCTTATGTGCGGTTAATCACTAATAACACCTGGATGAAAGCGAGACAAGCCCTACAGAATGATGTGATTAAATTAACAGCGGATTTGATGTTAGGAGGCAGAAAAAGGGCAAAAACTGGGGAGGATAAGGGGTAAAAACAACGCTTAGCGTTTTTATTGAGCAACAAATTGAGATTTATGCCACATCCTGGTGCAAGTGAATAAAATTCATTCATATTGCGCACTATATTAATGCGAACCAATAATTGATTTTAATTTTTAAAATTAATTTGAGTCGCGAATCACCCTATTCACGACTCCGTCGCCGGATTACAACAGTCCCGGGAATATGGCCTTAATACCGGTAACGATAAATTCGATACCCAAAGCCATCAGCAATAAACCCATGATTCGGGTGATGACGTTAATGCCGGTTTGCCCCAATAAACGCACCAACAAAGGCGCGGCCCGGAACAACAGCCAACAACAAAAGGCAAACAACGCGATAGCGAGAGTAAAGCCCAACAGGTTCTGCCAGCTATGGTAGCGGGAACTCCAAACGATGGTGGAGCTGATCGCACCCGGTCCGGCCATAAGCGGTAATGCCAGCGGCACGACGCCAATGCTTTCGCGGATCGCGCTTTCTGATTTTTCCTGTTTGTTCTGTTTGTCTTCCCCCAGTTTGCCGCTGATCATCGACATCGCAATGGTAACCACCAGGATGCCACCGGCAATGCGGAAGGAATCGATTGAGATGCCGAACATGCGCAAAATCCCCTCCCCCAAAAATAGCGAGGTCCACAGGATAATGGCGACCGACAGATTGGCGGTCAGGTTGGTTTTGTTGCGCCCGGCAGCTGCCTGGTAGCTGGTCATGCTGATAAATACCGGCAAAATGCCCACCGGGTTCACCAGCGCAAACAGGCCGACAAAAAATTTAATGTAGCCGGAAAAATCCAACAGAGATTGGCCCACAAATGACTCCGCTTTAATAGCTTTAAAAGTGACACTGCCTACGCGCGCTAATGTAATGGAATTGCCACGGGTTATCCATTGGTCATCAGCAGGATTTTTATCTATTAATACGTGTATTGATAAAGTAAATCACCATTGTTAACGTAATGTACGGTTTATGATTTTTTATGTTGAAAAAAGTGCCTGACATCGCAGTTATTAAGAATGATTCTCAAAAACCATAGCTGAATGGTGTCAGCATGCGATTTTTTTGATTTAAATCACATAATCACTACCCAAGAGTAGTTAAGCTCTTAGTCGTAGTCAGGGAGTAGAACAGGTTAAGGAAAAAGTGGCATCTCTGTTCGGCCCGCTGTCTTCTCCTGCTGAGGCATCGGGTAAAGCTCTTTAAGCAAATCAGCAACATGCAGCACAAAAAGATGGGAAACCTTTGTTTTTAAAACAGCATTTTCCACCGATCTGTCTATACTAGTTGCTCGCACGGCTGATTTACTGAAAGAGTTTAACATTATCAGGAGAGCATTATGGCTGTAACAAATGTCGCTGAACTGAACGAGCTAGTTGCACGTGTCAAAAAAGCCCAGCGCGAATATGCCAACTTCACTCAAGAGCAAGTTGATAAAATTTTCCGCGCTGCTGCCCTCGCCGCTGCCGATGCCCGTATTCCTCTGGCTAAAATGGCCGTTGAAGAATCCGGTATGGGTATCGTTGAAGATAAAGTGATCAAGAACCACTTCGCATCAGAGTTTATCTATAACGCCTATAAAGATGAAAAAACCTGCGGTATCCTGTCTGAAGACGATACTTTCGGTACCATCACCATCGCCGAACCTATCGGCCTGATTTGCGGTATCGTACCCACCACCAACCCAACTTCCACGGCCATTTTCAAAGCGTTAATCAGCCTGAAAACCCGTAACGGTATCATCTTCTCTCCGCACCCACGTGCGAAAAACGCCACCAACAAAGCGGCTGATATCGTGCTGCAGGCAGCGATTGCCGCCGGTGCGCCAAAAGACATCGTCGGCTGGATCGATCAACCTACCGTTGAACTCTCCAACCAACTGATGCACCACCCTGACATCAACCTGATCCTGGCCACCGGTGGCCCAGGCATGGTGAAAGCAGCCTACAGCTCCGGCAAACCGGCCATCGGCGTGGGTGCGGGTAATACCCCGGTAGTGGTTGACGAAACGGCGGATATCAAACGCGTCGTGGCCTCTATTCTGATGTCTAAAACCTTCGACAGCGGTGTGATTTGCGCCTCTGAGCAATCCGTCATCGTGGTTGACTCCATCTATGACGCAGTGCGCGAACGTTTCGCATCCCATGGCGGCTACATGCTGCAGGGTAAAGAGCTGAAGGCCGTACAGGACATCATCCTGAAAAACGGTGGCCTCAATGCGGCTATCGTCGGTCAGTCAGCACCGAAAATCGCTGAAATGGCAGGCATCAAAGTCCCGGCAAGCACTAAAGTGCTGATCGGTGAAGTGAAGCTGGTCGATGAGTCAGAACCTTTCGCTCACGAAAAACTGTCGCCAACGCTGGCTATGTATCGCGCCAAAGACTTTGAAGACGCCGTCAGCAAAGCGGAAAAACTGGTCGCGATGGGCGGTATCGGTCACACCTCTTGTCTGTACACCGATCAGGA encodes the following:
- a CDS encoding ABC transporter substrate-binding protein encodes the protein MQQTRKRTPLAMFIAGLLSISAVYSAQAADVPAGVQLAQQQNIVINNGTEVASLDPHKVEGIPESNIILNLLEGLVSTDANGHVVPAAAAQWENQDFKTWTFHLRPDAVWSDGSPVTAQDFVYSWQRLADPKTGSPYASYLQYAKIENIDDILTGKKTPQSLGIKAIDDKTLQVTLSEPVPYFISMLSHTSLKPVKRSVIEKFGEKWTLPANYVGNGAYRLKEWVVNERIVLERSPSYWNNKKTVIDKATFLPIASEVSDVNRFRSGEIDITNSAIPPNLFAKMKKEIPEQLHVNPYLCTFYYEINNQRAPFTDPRVRAAVKLTLDRDIIANKIMGQGQIPAFSFTPTFTEGAKFTAPAWASWSQEQRNAEARKLLEQAGFSAAKPLKFTLLYNTSDQNKQQAIAAASMWKKNLGAEVTLRNQEWKTSLESRHQGQYDIARATWCGDYNEPSAFLNLVLSNSSINTIFYKSPAFDALMAGTLKAPDEATRAALYQQAEAQLDKDSALIPVYYRVSARLIRPSVGGFTGKDPLDYTDVKNLYIIKQ
- a CDS encoding YchE family NAAT transporter: MGQSLLDFSGYIKFFVGLFALVNPVGILPVFISMTSYQAAAGRNKTNLTANLSVAIILWTSLFLGEGILRMFGISIDSFRIAGGILVVTIAMSMISGKLGEDKQNKQEKSESAIRESIGVVPLALPLMAGPGAISSTIVWSSRYHSWQNLLGFTLAIALFAFCCWLLFRAAPLLVRLLGQTGINVITRIMGLLLMALGIEFIVTGIKAIFPGLL